The Lolium perenne isolate Kyuss_39 chromosome 6, Kyuss_2.0, whole genome shotgun sequence genome segment TTACGTTAGCTCGTAGGTCAAGCCATTGGAATAAATTCGAGCTAATCAGCAAGCCGCGCGTCACCATCTCCGGTGCAGCGAATTTCCACAGGGCGCGCTTGCGGGGGGCACTCCGATGGTGTTGTGGGTGTGGCTCGCCGGGTGGTCACGGTCCGAGGATTGGTCCCAAAGAACCAGTGATGCGCCTGTGGGCGCGTTTGGGGGAATCGGGGATTCATTTTCTTATCGCGACCAATCTGTTCTGGAACGAACCGTTTGTTGGATGTGCCGGCTTCCACCCACTCGTGCTTCCCGTACTCTCAAATTCGTAGAAATCTTTTCTAGCACTGAAGTATTATGATACCATTGTATTTGACTGCCTGGCATAGAAATACTTCAGTTTTGGAAAGGTCGTTCTTTTTCCAATACCTCAAAAATATTTGAAACTGTGATGTTTTAAGAAATTGTAGTATTGCTAAAATACTTCAAAATTACTTTGCTACCAGGCAAATCCGTAATGTTTTAGAGTAGATGTTATATGTGTAACAAGTCACAAAATTCCATCTTCCCCTACCACAGGCTGCTTTTACCGAGTTCCATAGCTTTTTTTTAATAGAAAAACAAGACTTCAACCCCGGTTCCATTTCTGAAACCACAGTGATAAACAAGCATCCAGTTTTTCACAAAACCATATGACACCATCAGCAAAAGCCTACAGTTTTTCCACCCACACACCATATCATTACAGACCGAAGATTAGAGGTTTTTGACGCAGCGAGGGGGCAGGAGAGGGCACATGAACAACCAGCAACACCCTGGAGTTTTCATGGACGTTCCAGCACCTTGAAGCCTGCGCCAACCAACATCAATGCGTTGGCCTCCAGAGTCCTCGCTAGGTCTTCCGTCGTGATTAGCATCGGCCCAAACCCTCTCACCCTATTTATGTCACACACCTCCAGCGATGATCTCGCCTTCTTCTGAGGGGTTGGCCAGGCTCCGGCCACgacagcagcggcggcggccgagCTAACACCTCCAGCTTGCTTAGCATCATGTTCagtcttcctttttcttcttcctttAGCAGGACTTTGCATTGAGCACAGCTGAAGACCACTTGTCTCCACATCACCTGCATCCCAAGCCATTGAGTTCGATTGAAAACATGATCATTTCTGGTAATCCAGATGGTTCTCAAGATAGCAGCAAAAATCATATTGAATAAAGCATTCTTTTTCTTGTCATTCCAAAGGGCAGTGACATCAGACAAATTGGTAACCTGAATCATAAGACCCAAGGCCAACCCTATCTCCTTCCATAAATTGGAAGCAACCACACAGTAAAAAAACAAGTGTTGGCAAGACTCAACTTCATTGCAAAACACACAAGTCAAATCATCAACATTTTGTCTTTTAACCAAGTTGTCTCTAATGAGCAACTTGTTATGAAATAACAACCAGAGAAAAAAAATGAATTTTTGGGGGAATCTTCAGTTTCCAAACACAATGAATATCAACAGGTTTAATCCCACCAAAGTTTACGACATCATACTTAGATTTCACACTATATAGCCCATTGGCTTCCCACATCCAGATCAGAACATCATTCTCAGTATTCAAGGTGATGGTCTATGCAATTTGCTGGATTTCCAACCACCGCACCCTCAACCTATGATCAAAAAATCTTCTAAAGGTTACTTTCAAGGAATCCCCATCCCAAAGCTCAGCAATGGTTTTGTTTTGCTCATTAACCAAGAAATAAACTTTCCAATATTGAATAGCTAGGCTGCAAGATCCAAACCAGTGATCTTTCTAAAACTTAATTTTCTTACCATCCCCCGCTTTCCATTGATACCCCATTTTGCCAGCTTTAGCAGCCCACATCACCCCTTTTCAGAAAGGTGAGGCACCAAAAGAAGAGCAAGAGAAAATATTTGGATTATCGATATTATACTTAATATCAATAATCTGTTTCCAAAGCTTATTCTCATTCAAATTATATCTTTTAATCCAAAAAGCTAAAAAGCACATATTCATCTCTGATAAGTCAGGAACGCGCAATCCTCCATACTCCTTCTTTCTAGTGACCAAACCCCAATTAGCTAAATGGTATTTATGATGTCCCTCATAATTATCCTAGAGACAATGAGCCACCTAAGAGTTAATAAGAGTAATAGCCCATTTTGGAAATTTGATCACACGAGGGATGCTAGCTAGAACACTTATAACCAACTCTAATTTAGCAGCATGGTTAAAAAGCTTTCCCCTCCAACCAGCAGCCTTCCTCAGGATTTTATCAACCACAGGTTGGATATCTTCTCTTCTAAGTTTACTATGATGCAGAGGAACCCCTAAATATTGCATGGGGAATTCACCCAACTTACAACTCAAAGCCTGAGCAATAAGATGTGCATCACATTCATCCACATTAATTGGAACCAAATCACATTTGTAGAAGTTGATCCTCATGCCAGACATATGTTCAAAGCAGGTTAGGATCCACTTTAAATTTATAGCAGATGACAGATTATTTTCTAGAAAAAGTAAGGTATCATCAGCATACTGCATGCTGATAGTACCACCACCTCCCAACTCTTGTAACAGTCCAGCTAACTGTCTATTAGCAGCAGCTTTGGACAAAATTTTGGTAAACACATCAGCCCTAAAATAAAGAGGATAGGGGAAATAGAATCCCCTGCCTCACACCTCTACTGGTCAGGAAAAAATGGCTCCTAACACCCACATAACCATTATGCAAAAGTCCTTCAATAATAGATACCATCTTGGGCTAAAACCCCCCATCCTCATGACTCTGAAGAGAAAAGTCCTATCAACCCTATCATATGCCTTCTCATAgtcaagttcaaaaataaaacCAGATTGACCATTATGCACTGCATTATGAATTACTTCATGGGCAGAAACTACTCTCAAGAATATATCTCCCATTAATAAAAGATGTTTGATTTGGTGAAACGAGTTTTTCACTAACCACTCCCAGCCTATTAGTGGCACACTTAGAGAAAATCTTGAAACTACAATTAGTTAAAACAATTGTTCTGAATTTCTATATAGTTACAGCTTTAGCCTCTTTAGGAATTAAAGTTAGAAGAGAGAAATTCAACCTGAAAAGGTCTAATTTCCCTTCATTCCAATTCTTAACCATAGCCATAAAATCAGCTCTAATAAGCTCCCAAAAGTGTTGATAAAAGAGAAAAGAGAAACCATCAGGGCCAGGAGCACCCCCAACATAAGAACCAAAAATGGCCTCCTTCACCTCTTTTTCAGAAAAAGCAGCATCAAGCATGTTGTTATGATCCTGGGACACAATATCCTCAGGGCCCCAAAAGTCATCCTCTAAATCAATATCAAGGCAAGGCTCTTGGCGGAAAAGGTTCTTATAGTACTTCACAGCAATATCAAGCATACCTTTATTATCTTCCACCATGCCCGAATCACCTTGCAGTTGACCAATCTGCTTTTTCCTCCTCCTCTGGTTTGCTACAGAATGGAAGTAAGTAGTATTACGATCACCCTCTAGAATGTAACGTTCCCTAGACCTTTGTCTGGTCTTAATTTCCTTATTTCTCCATATATTAGTAAGTTCAATAGAGACATTCTTCATTCTAGACTTAGAAACAGGGGATAAGCATTGTGTTTCAGAAGTAATATCAAGCAAATCATATTCAGCAACCAACTGTTGCTTAAGTTTTCTTTGAGCAGATTCAATATTAGATGACCATCCTTTCAACCCTTTCCTAGTATTTCTCATTATTTTAAATTGCCATCTATCAACATAATTTTGGATATGCCAAGGGGTTTGCCAAAATTTGGCCACCACTTTCTCAAACCCCTCAATTTTAAGCCACCACTTTACAAATCTAAATTGTTTTTCATGTGGAATTTTTAAAGCACCAGTGTCAACAATAATAGGGGTATGATCAGTACCAACTCTAGCCTTGGAAGATAAACTACTAGCAGGAAACAAAGAGTCCTAGCAAGTAGAAACAAAAACCCTATCTGGCAAGGCCATGACCAGATTATCCTGGTTATTAGTCCAAGGAAACTGTCTACTAGTGTTCTTGGGTTCCATCAGGCTGAACTTATTAATCCAATCATTGAACAAATTAGCCCAATACTGATTTATATTACCAGTATTCTTTTCACATCTTTCTCTAATGAGGTTGAAGTCACCACCTACTAATGTAGGTCCACTCCAACAAGCATAGACATTATGCAATTCATTGATAAACTCCAACTTATGCTCCTCATAAGCAGAGCCATACACAACAATAACTCTCCAATCAACATTATCTTTTTTAGCTTTTATTTGAACAGAAACACAATAAGTAAAAATATCCCATTTGACTATATCAAACAAATCAAGACTAATGCCAACAAGAATGCCACCAGCAGTTTTAACAGCTGGCAACCAGTTCCAGGAGAATTTTCCCCCAAGGATCTAACTGTTGCAACTGTAAATTTGTAAACTCTTCTTTTTAGACTCAGAAAAACATATAATATCAGGGCTTACTTCTCTAATGAGGTCATGCACTCTAGTACGCTTATCAGGTCTATTACCTCTAGGGTTCCAAATTAGAGCTACTACCATTTTTAAAGATCAACTTCCTTCTTCCTCTTTTTCTACTATAGACTAATGTCCATGGTTCATCCTCATCAGGAACATCACTAATGTGATCATCCTGATCTAGTGAATCATCATTTTCATCATCTACACCCACACTCAACTCTTCCACAGATAAGCTAATGTCCACAGAAAGAAATAAGGCAGGGTTAGAAACATGAATTTTTTTAAGTCTATTGATTTCAACCTCTTTAACTTTGTTAATAATAAAATCAACATTCAATTTCTTGTGACCCAGGCTAATGCCAGCATGTTTTGCTTTATCAAATAAATCTTGATTGTCAAGGGCAGCAAAAGAGTTGGAAAAACCATAAATTTTGTTACCTTTAGGGATTTCCAAGTTCTTTGCCTTCTCAATAGCAGTCTTGCCATCTCTTTGAATCCTAGAGCTCATCCTTGTAGCTTGGACAGGACCCCATTGCTTCTTCTCCTTCCACACCAATGAAAGCAAAGGAAGGTCAGGTTTGTCAGTTAGAGCAGCATCAATCCTCATCTTTGCaacctcatcatcttcatcactTTCAGCATCAAATTGTTGGAGGAGGCTCTTCCCAATATTCTCCTCAGCATCTCTCAGCACCAAAGCACTAGCAGCAGGTATATGTTGATCAATCCCCAACACCCTATCTTTCACACTTgattccaacacttgatgagcaaCACTCCTAGATACATTCTTTCCTCCTTGGGATTCAGGGATGGAAGGATCAGTCTCCATCCTACGGTTGTTTCCACCATTTTTTCTTTTATCCAAAGCCTTGAAGTCATCACCAGGCTTAGCTTCTTCATCAaccttgtcttcatcattgctctgatcatggtcatcatcatctacatcaatagCATCCCCTTCAGACTCAACTGTGAAGTCAATCAAGAAAAAGCATTGCTCCATCTCAAATAGCTTGTTAGTAGGAATTTTTGACTAGTCCCTCACAGCCACCTTAACCCTCACTTCCTTATAGAAGCTTTTGACTATACCATGCCAATCAATGTTGAAAAGCACACCCAAAGTAGTAGAGATCTGACAAATTGTTTTCCAGGTCAACCACTTAGCTGAGATGCCAACAATTAATCTTGATCCAGACTTCTTAGAGCTCTTCAAAGGGTCCAGCTTCACCTTCCCAATTGACAAAGTAGATAACCACACCATCTTTCTTGAGGTTGATGAAGGGTACTCCACCAATTCTTTAATCCTTTTGCTAGCGGAAAACCTCACCAAGAACTTCTTGGAATCAAGCTGTCTAATCTGCCAAAACCAGTTCACCTTGCACATCTCATTGAAACTCTTCACCAGTTTACTGATAGATATCTCTCCTTCCTTGACCACTACAACCCCAACAGTGTCCATGTTAAGCCACTGGACTGCTTCTGGTCCTTCAACCTCCACATGGAAGAATCCCAACCCTGGATTGGCACTTCCCCAATATTGAGCAGTAGGTAGAAGAGAGTACCACATATGACAACTATCCATATGATGACCAGTTCTACTGCATATGAAACATCTCTTGATCCCGGTGCATAAACCAACATAGTGACCAAGCTCACCACAGTTGTAACAGGTAATATTCTTGAACTTAGGATCCATCACTGGTCCAGGACCACTAGACACCACCATTTGCATATTACCTCCATTCCCGTCACCACCAGATTTAGACCCCTCAGAAGCAGGAGCCTTTTGATTCTTCTTCTTGCTCTTGTGACCACCAGAAGACTGCAGCTGCTGTGAAGGATTCAAACTAGCACTACTCCCCTGGCTGTTGGATTGAGTAATATTAGGAGGAACCCCCTAGGCATCATCATCATAGGGTTGAATCCAGCTGGATGGACTTGTTGATTCCTGAAGAACTGTGACCACTAATTCATTGGCATATTCCACATGTTTGGCTGCATCATGGGGAATATACCTGGGCCAGACGCACCCAATTGCTGCATCATCGCTTGCGGGAACTCTGATTTGATAACTGTTTGATCTGTAGGAGCGCTCGGCTGAGTAGCTGTCGATCTACCAGCAGCCATGGCAGCCACTGGAGGAGCTCGGCCACCTCCCGCACCAcgcccaccaccaacaccactaaaCCTCCCCGCACCATGACCACCACCCGCCATCTTGACCACCTCAACGAAAGATTTCCTCCCTTCTTACCTCCCCACAATTCCACAAAATTGATTTTCGTGGGTTTGGGGAGGAACCTACCACGGGCAGGGTGACAATCCTTCGGAGAGAAGGACCACGCACCGACCAAATCTCTCCTGACCTAGACGAGTGTCTGAGGCACATGAGAAGACCTAGATCCAGGCCGAGCGGGTTTCTCTGAAGCAGGCGGAGCTACCGCACCTAAATCCAAGTTAGAAAACGTCTTTCTAAAAACCGTCTCCCCAGGTATGCCATCAACGGTCCGAAATAGACCAGAAGGATCAGAGTAACGGTATCCCATGGCCAGCAACGTGGAGCGGCTGCGCAGTGGGGCCTGCCGCTGGGGATCCCGCAGctgctccatcaacctcttcgacGAAGAGCAACTCATCGGAGAAGGATCACCCTGACGAATTCTCTCCATGCGACGCCGCACTTCCACAAACGACCGAGGACCAACCACGCCCTCAGCCCGCCGCCCATCACCTCCATACTTCACCTGCACCGGGGATGGCCTCATCGGCGAGCGCATGCACCCCATCGACGCCGACCTCCTCACGGCGTCCAATTCTCCACATCCTTCAACCCCTGAGCTACCATTTCTCGCATCGGATCGTCGGGGTCCTTGAGGTCGATCATTGCCTGGGCTGCTGCGATTTGCTCTTCGATCCCCTGCCCCGAGATCTACGGCCTCCAGCATTTGGCTATTTGCTCGATGGCCCATGGCGACGCTAGGCCGATTTGGAGTATGAGTAGCTTCGTTCGAAGCAGCGCAGCTTCCGCCCCTCCGCCATCCTCTCCTCCTAGCGCTGTCGCACCCGCTCCTCTCCCAGCCCCGTCTCCCCCGCGAAGGAGAGGAGCCCGAGCGACCACTTCGGAATCGACATGCGGGCTCTCGGCCGGCCGCTCCGGCGAGTACCACTGCCGGCGAGAGGTCAGACCAGGGGAGGTTGCGGTGGCGGCGGGGAATCGGCCGGAAATCGCTAGCGTGGGGTGGGTGGGTGAGCGTGGCAGCGAGTTTATTCGTTAATCTTAAACAACTGTTTGTGCACAAGGAAAAAAATTCCCGAGTTCGATAGTTACAGTGTGCTAATCTTAACTGCTCCAAATGAGGATGGCAAGGATATTTTGTCATATAATTTGGGTTTAGGATTTTCAGTATCCAAAGCTTATGCTGCTTCAGTGGCTGTTAAACATCCCATGCCTCTTCCACCTGGAGATGTTATTGTTCAGCTTCCCATGTTTGCTTACAATTCCATCTTGAGTAACATGAACGGATATGCTTGAAAGAACGGTGTCACCCTATCAAGAATCGCGGCTAGAGCGGTGAGAAATTTCTCCTCATGTACTAATTACCCACAACATTGAGACTCAAAATATTGCTGATCTTTTTCACTTTTCATAAATAGAAGTCTTCTTTAATTGGTTTGTTGCAAAAAAAGAAAAAGTTCTATGGCTTACCGCTCATATATTTACGAAAGATTTCGAGCTACTCGGCTCTCCAAAACAGATACACACGAAACAAAAGTTAGAAATGAAGATAACTCAGAAATAAACCTGCTCacgagagcatctctagcagatcccGCAAACCCGGCCTGCATCGCCCTATGCAGGCTGGTATGCGGTTTTCTGCGCGAAAACGTCCCTGAGCAGACACCACAAGCGCGGCCCAGCCCACAAATGCGTTGCAGGCCCTCGCTCTCGGCCGCCGAAAAACCACATATATGGCGGCCAAGAGCGTCGATGCAGGCCGGCCCCCATCCCCTCGTAGCTGCCTCCTCCCctcctccaccgccaccgccactgaAATCCAGCAAGCCCCAGCTCCGCCCGCGCTCCTCCCGCCAGATCCACTGCGACGCATCGACGCCATGGCCTCCCGCTGGACTCCTGGCGGCGGCGGCCGACCTTTTGGCCGCGGCGGAAGCTGATTCGAGCGCGGGGAGGGCTCGAACGGCGCCGGTGGAGCGGAGCGGACGGAGGCCGCGCGGCGGAGCTCCGACCTCGCCCGCATGCGCGCCGCCCGCCGCTACGTCAACCTCGGGATGCCGGTGCCACCGGCGTACTACCGCCGCGAATCCATCGCTACGCGGATGTGATTGACACGCGGGATGCCGGTTCGCGGCGCACGCGTTCGTCCTCGCGCGCGGCACCTCCGCCGCCGGAGTCGGGAGATGCTCCCGGGTCGCGAGGGCGACTACGTCGCCGACGCCGACCTCGAGCGAGTCGTCGCCGCGTCGGCGGACGCGCCGACGCTTGAGCCCGAGGACTTCGTCCGCGACGAGATCCTCGAGCAGATGGTCCAGTCCGTCGAGTacatcaccgccaccgccaccgcgacgCCACCCTCCGCCGCGACCCCACCGTCCACCGCGACGCCACCCTCCGCCGCTACGCTACCCTCCGCAAACTGGGTCTTCCTCGAGTGAAGCAGCGTGGTCTGCGGCGTCGCCGCCACAGCATTGGCTCCAGTGAGCCCAATTTTGCTGCTCAAAACTTGCCGTGGCGGCGGCCGTAGTATATGAAGAAGGTTGCCATTACTGAATATTCAGTAATGGCAACCTTCTTCAGGAAAAAATCACGCAACATACAGTTTTAACGTGTAGGCAGACAGCACTAAATGAGTAAAAGACAGTTGTATGTATGGAAAGAATAACAGGTCAATGTTCAGCAGTTAGAAAAAGGTATTTATTCCCTGGTTTCTTAATAGTCAGCACGCCTAACCAATGCAATTTCTAAAGTTACTTACATTACGACCAATAAAGGTCCTATAAGTAAAAGGTTATAGCACCTCCCAATTCTCTAAAAAGATTCAAAAAATGAAGTTACGCATTTCAGTAAAGACCATACCATTCTACTTGTGTCTCGTCATGTTGGCGACCATACGCTCTGGCCTCTGTATCCCACAGTGGAACATGTAGTTGTAGTGAGGCGGCAAATGAGATGTCCACGCATGGACCTTGAAATTTCCTTGAGGCCTAACACTTCCAAAGCAGAGGTCTTGCACGCTAACCATCTCGAGATCTTCAGGTTCAGTGTCATCAGAACAAGCTTGGTAAATAGCAAAAATTGCGAAGCATTCAGAAGAAGTTTTCTTTGCTCTCCTAAGATATACGGGCTCCTCGAACTGCCAACCATTAGCAAAACGTTCGCCATATAGCAAGATATTCTTCTGCCTGATATTCCTGAGGAATTCAAGGGCCATGCTCCAGAAATGGAGGTTAAAGTTTGCTTTCAGTAGTCCAGTGAAAATGGCTGCACCCATGAAGCACTTATTCATCAGCCCGGCAATGTCCATGGCCATGGCTGCGAGCTTCGGGTGGTCCTCCACCCTCGTGCTCCCAAAAGTACGCGCCTTGAAGAAGTACCAGTATGCTTCTTGTGTAAAGAACTGCAGTCTGATAGGCTGTGTGGTTCCAAAACTTGCGATCTTGTCAGACCGGCTAGCGACTATGATCTTACTGCCGCTCACGATGCAACTTCTAGCAGCTGAATACAATATTTTCCATGCAGACTCTTCGATATCCAAAACTACCTCAATGATGATCAGTGTCCTTCCACCGCCCATACCATGGTTTTGATGCTTGATTCTACCTCCATCTCTCAGGGTCTCTAAACTTGCATCCTTAAGGTCATCGCCACTGAAACGCAAAATCTGAGAGAAGTGGTTGCGCACCCTTTGATTGTCACAAGCGTGCTCGATTAGGGTGCTCTTTCCAACTCTCACCGGACCGATGATGGGCAGGACAGCCGGATCTTCAGAGGCACTGGGGGCCCTCTCAGTCTGCAACAGGAAGTTCATGATTTGTTCCATCTCCATCTAGCGTCCGAACATGCACTTGTCCAACAGGAGATACATGGTGTATGGCTCACGGTGCAAACGTGGGCATCCCCGTAGAAACATGACAAACTCACTTGCATCTTCAATGGTGTCCCTTATGTTGCCAATAACTTTCTCCAGAAGCTCAGCTCGAGCCGCACCTTCATTGTTGGCACTGCAGAAACATACACGCTTGGCAGGATTGAACTCAGATTGCGCAAAGGAGTAATTGACCTCGTGATCTTTTGTCCTGTCTTCTCCATGGGCTCGGCAACGGAAGAGGTCGAGGGTGAAATATCCCCTGTACATCTCCTTCTTCATTATTCTGAGTTGATGAAGCATGGCCTGGTTTGTCACGAGCCGGCCATCTGCCTCCTCGACGATGACACGAAGCCGCAGCAGCAGACGCTGCAGGTTGCACAGCCTCTGCGCCTCAGTTGGCGCTGCCGTCTGCTTCAGGTATCTGTCTACGAGGAAAGATATGGATCTACTGCCAAGCTCACCCAAAGCAGCTGATAATATTACCTCCATGTATGTGTATTTGAGAACCCCCAGGAGTTCTTCGTGAGAGTAATATGTTGGAATATGATCTCACGGTATAACAAACCGAGAGAATAAGGAGGGAGACCAAGTCCTCTCACTAACGTTGGTGCCTTGATCGGAGGCACCACCCAACGAATCTGGTTTGGTCCCTGTTCCCTTAGCACCAAGTATAAATAGGAGGTTATGCCCCTTGCGggaaagtctgtcacttacgtgaaaCCTCAAAAATACTCTAACACCCGATCCTAAAAAGGTGCTAAAAGGATCAGAAGGCCAATTCCATCGCTGGCCACCAGGAGGGTTGTGCCAGCGTCCCAGCACCATCATCGACATGGGCTACGCCATATCTGTATGTGGCAGGCAAGTGCAATCTTCAAATACCTGTAAgtgcatctcctaacccctctgtaAATGTTGATTAGGTGCTCTAAGTATGCTCAGCCTATGTTAATGTCCCAACCCTAATGATGGCCGAATTAACGCTaacaatggtatcagagctagaTATGATCATCTTAGAGTCCTAATTATGAATAGGAGATCGTGTTTTACTTTGGGCTTATGCAAATGCACACTTACAATAAATTACCTTTGGAGTTCGGTTCTTTTTGCTACGGATCAGTACTGGTTTAATTAGCCTAAGTAAAAAGTTCGTAAGCAATTAGAAGGAGGCGAGTTGCTAAGTCAGAAATATAAAATGCAAAATCCCCAAAAGTTCGAAACCCTAATTCCCCAAATTATGGAACTGCAAATGTTGGAATTGGGGGTTGACCTAATGCTACGCCGTCGTCTCCCGTCGGAGATGACGCGCGGAATGGATGATGTCGAGGACGGCCTTCGCGCCACCCGTCGCCATCGTCGCCGTCTGCTTGCCGACGAGCAGCACCTCGAACCGCACAGGCTCCTGCCCCGAGCTGCGCCACCAGATGAGGCACCCACCGAGAATG includes the following:
- the LOC127321570 gene encoding putative disease resistance protein RGA3; the encoded protein is MEMEQIMNFLLQTERAPSASEDPAVLPIIGPVRVGKSTLIEHACDNQRVRNHFSQILRFSGDDLKDASLETLRDGGRIKHQNHGMGGGRTLIIIEVVLDIEESAWKILYSAARSCIVSGSKIIVASRSDKIASFGTTQPIRLQFFTQEAYWYFFKARTFGSTRVEDHPKLAAMAMDIAGLMNKCFMGAAIFTGLLKANFNLHFWSMALEFLRNIRQKNILLYGERFANGWQFEEPVYLRRAKKTSSECFAIFAIYQACSDDTEPEDLEMVSVQDLCFGSVRPQGNFKVHAWTSHLPPHYNYMFHCGIQRPERMVANMTRHK
- the LOC139829754 gene encoding uncharacterized protein, which gives rise to MEVILSAALGELGSRSISFLVDRYLKQTAAPTEAQRLCNLQRLLLRLRVIVEEADGRLVTNQAMLHQLRIMKKEMYRGYFTLDLFRCRAHGEDRTKDHEVNYSFAQSEFNPAKRVCFCSANNEGAARAELLEKVIGNIRDTIEDASEFVMFLRGCPRLHREPYTMYLLLDKCMFGR